One stretch of Rosistilla oblonga DNA includes these proteins:
- the asnB gene encoding asparagine synthase (glutamine-hydrolyzing), with protein sequence MCGILGILDRSGAAPTLTDPQVIAIRDRMAARGPDDATLLRRDNLILAHRRLAIRDPDAGRQPWVSEDGSCALVYNGEIYNDDVLRHTLRSHGFRFRTQCDTEVLMAAWLHWGEKCVEHLRGMFAFGVYDFQKRQLFIARDRFGVKPLFYAELGQQFVFASSIAAITAHPNFRPQPNLSTIRHYLSTFRITLDTETVFAGIQAVRPAETLTLADDKLTSSIYWTPPPRETTGLAFDDAVDRFEETISEAVSIRLRSDVPVGMMLSGGVDSNLLAALLHRNEGVSMTARCGGGIDPELDSAGNDFEYARRCAQHVGFDFDQVTVSATDYHRTWMELIAAYETPISTPTDAIIYRVAQQLKQQVGVALGGEGADEACCGYLIPHWSGNDFDLSRALDSLAPAAAQTARDSLMQQYGTATFASAGDHYLAANGLISAATQASLFHDATWPAAFADGSVERFYDRQFRQLGDLSGVEKTAHLLLRVNLECLLSRLDSATMTAGLESRVPYTDHHFVEQMFRQPFGYCIDVAPGETLQHRTASALAADGSLRGKRLLRAVAGNRMPAELAQRPKASFPTPVPHWLGGQWQPWLQELYRTSPFAQQLFRRDALDELCRLPNHLASWHWPIANTILWGDRWF encoded by the coding sequence ATGTGTGGAATTTTGGGCATCCTCGATCGCAGCGGCGCCGCCCCGACGCTGACCGATCCGCAAGTGATCGCGATCCGCGATCGGATGGCCGCACGCGGCCCCGATGATGCCACGCTGCTGCGTCGCGATAATCTGATCCTCGCCCACCGCCGGTTGGCGATTCGCGATCCCGATGCCGGTCGGCAACCATGGGTTTCCGAAGACGGATCGTGTGCGTTGGTCTACAACGGCGAGATCTACAACGACGACGTACTGCGACACACATTGCGATCCCACGGGTTTCGATTCCGCACGCAGTGCGATACCGAAGTTCTGATGGCCGCTTGGCTGCACTGGGGTGAAAAGTGTGTTGAACATCTGCGTGGCATGTTCGCCTTTGGCGTCTACGACTTTCAAAAACGTCAGCTGTTCATCGCGCGGGATCGCTTCGGCGTCAAACCGCTCTTCTACGCTGAACTTGGGCAACAGTTTGTCTTCGCCAGTTCGATCGCCGCGATCACCGCCCATCCCAACTTCCGCCCCCAACCGAATCTATCGACGATCCGTCATTACTTGAGCACGTTTCGGATCACGTTGGATACCGAAACCGTCTTCGCGGGTATCCAGGCCGTCCGTCCGGCGGAGACGTTGACGCTGGCAGACGACAAACTGACATCCTCGATCTATTGGACTCCTCCGCCGCGCGAGACGACGGGGCTGGCGTTCGACGACGCTGTCGATCGGTTCGAGGAAACGATCAGCGAAGCAGTTTCGATCCGGCTGCGCAGCGACGTCCCCGTCGGGATGATGCTCTCGGGTGGGGTCGATTCGAATCTGCTGGCGGCGCTGCTGCATCGCAACGAAGGTGTTTCGATGACCGCGCGGTGCGGCGGTGGGATCGATCCGGAACTGGACTCGGCGGGGAATGATTTTGAGTATGCGCGGCGCTGTGCCCAGCACGTCGGCTTCGATTTCGATCAGGTCACGGTTTCGGCGACCGATTACCATCGGACCTGGATGGAATTGATCGCGGCTTACGAGACGCCGATCTCGACGCCAACCGACGCGATCATCTATCGCGTCGCCCAACAGTTGAAGCAACAGGTCGGCGTGGCGCTCGGCGGCGAAGGGGCCGACGAAGCTTGTTGCGGATACTTGATTCCACATTGGTCGGGGAACGATTTTGATCTCTCGCGAGCGCTCGATTCGCTAGCACCCGCGGCGGCGCAGACGGCTCGCGACAGCTTGATGCAGCAATACGGCACGGCCACGTTTGCTTCGGCGGGAGACCATTACTTGGCTGCCAACGGATTGATCTCGGCAGCCACGCAGGCTTCGCTGTTTCATGACGCCACCTGGCCCGCGGCGTTTGCCGACGGCAGCGTCGAGCGTTTTTACGATCGCCAGTTCCGCCAGCTGGGCGATCTGTCGGGAGTGGAAAAAACGGCGCATCTGTTGTTACGCGTCAACCTGGAATGTTTGCTGTCGCGACTCGATAGCGCGACGATGACGGCTGGGTTGGAATCGCGGGTCCCGTACACCGACCATCACTTCGTCGAACAGATGTTTCGTCAACCGTTTGGCTACTGCATCGATGTTGCACCGGGCGAAACGCTGCAGCATCGCACCGCGAGCGCCTTGGCCGCGGACGGGTCGCTGCGCGGCAAGCGACTGTTGCGCGCAGTGGCCGGAAATCGGATGCCGGCCGAACTGGCGCAGCGACCTAAAGCAAGCTTCCCGACACCGGTCCCTCACTGGTTGGGCGGACAATGGCAGCCATGGTTGCAGGAGCTGTATCGAACGAGTCCGTTCGCGCAACAACTGTTCCGCCGCGATGCGCTCGACGAGCTGTGTCGTCTGCCTAACCATCTGGCCAGCTGGCACTGGCCGATTGCCAACACGATCCTCTGGGGCGATCGTTGGTTCTAA